From the Candidatus Binatia bacterium genome, one window contains:
- the rlmN gene encoding 23S rRNA (adenine(2503)-C(2))-methyltransferase RlmN has translation MQPVHALDPNSAENLVAELGLPRYRAGQLLSWVYRRGVADPEEMTDLPAAARATLREHLSGAAVSSPDVQESSDGTRKLAVRLADGEVIESVLIPDRERLTLCVSSQVGCAMGCTFCATARLGLKRHLRVEEIVGQIVLAREVAATMGPEGRPLTNLVFMGMGEPLHNLDALLPAIEILTSQWGLGISSRRITVSTVGLVPEMRRLLESTKVSLAVSLGATTEEKRRELMPVTRKYSLAQLLDACRKLPLPRRKRITFEYTLLTGENDADEDARRLVALLHGIRAKVNLIYWNPFPGADYVRATRDRTHRFQRILLDHGVHASIRESRGPDIAAACGQLAAQSPAEPSGATPTPEGVDPSS, from the coding sequence ATGCAGCCCGTCCACGCGCTCGATCCCAATTCCGCGGAGAATCTCGTGGCCGAGTTGGGTCTTCCGCGTTATCGGGCGGGCCAGCTCCTCTCCTGGGTCTACCGCCGCGGGGTCGCCGACCCCGAGGAAATGACTGACCTACCGGCCGCCGCTCGCGCGACTCTGCGCGAGCACCTGAGCGGGGCGGCGGTCTCGTCGCCGGACGTCCAGGAGTCCTCCGACGGGACGCGCAAGCTGGCGGTGCGTCTCGCCGACGGCGAGGTGATCGAGAGTGTGCTGATCCCCGACCGGGAACGGCTCACGTTGTGTGTCTCCTCCCAGGTGGGTTGCGCGATGGGGTGTACGTTCTGCGCGACCGCTCGTCTCGGGTTGAAGCGTCATCTGCGTGTGGAGGAGATCGTCGGTCAGATCGTACTCGCGCGCGAAGTCGCCGCGACCATGGGGCCGGAGGGGAGGCCTCTCACGAACCTCGTCTTCATGGGGATGGGTGAGCCGCTGCACAATCTGGACGCCCTCTTGCCGGCCATCGAGATTCTCACGTCGCAGTGGGGCCTCGGTATCTCATCGCGGCGGATAACCGTATCGACTGTCGGACTCGTCCCTGAGATGCGTCGCCTCCTCGAGAGCACGAAGGTCAGCCTCGCCGTTTCGCTCGGCGCGACGACCGAGGAGAAGCGTCGCGAACTCATGCCTGTGACGCGCAAGTACAGCTTGGCCCAGCTTCTCGATGCGTGCCGAAAGCTCCCGCTGCCGCGCCGAAAGCGCATTACCTTCGAGTACACCCTGCTCACGGGCGAGAACGACGCAGACGAGGACGCGCGTCGCCTGGTGGCCTTGCTCCACGGCATCCGAGCGAAGGTGAACCTCATCTACTGGAACCCGTTCCCGGGAGCTGACTACGTACGCGCCACCCGTGACCGGACGCACCGATTCCAGCGGATCCTGCTCGATCACGGCGTCCACGCGAGCATCCGTGAGAGTCGCGGCCCGGACATCGCAGCCGCGTGCGGCCAGCTGGCCGCGCAAAGCCCTGCGGAGCCCTCGGGGGCGACGCCAACCCCGGAAGGCGTGGACCCGTCCTCCTAA